One window from the genome of Aricia agestis chromosome 6, ilAriAges1.1, whole genome shotgun sequence encodes:
- the LOC121728065 gene encoding ejaculatory bulb-specific protein 3-like — protein MDDTLNIEAVVKDVPRFRGNLLCYVDKGPCTPQNLAYKKHFMEIVNDGCRECNDRERHMYHVFLNALKEELPTEYQEFKAKYDPDGKHFEASAKAVQAY, from the exons ATGGACGACACTCTGAACATTGAAGCAGTCGTCAAAGATGTGCCCAGATTCCGAGGGAATCTTCTATGCTACGTCGACAAGGGACCTTGCACACCACAAAACTTGGCCTACAAGA AACACTTCATGGAAATTGTCAACGACGGATGCAGGGAGTGCAACGACAGGGAGAGGCACATGTATCACGTTTTCCTGAACGCCCTAAAGGAGGAGTTGCCCACCGAGTACCAGGAGTTCAAAGCTAAATACGACCCCGACGGCAAACACTTCGAAGCCTCCGCCAAGGCGGTTCAAGCTTACTAG
- the LOC121727579 gene encoding neuronal acetylcholine receptor subunit alpha-5 → MKSILLLFCFVSVKASSNVTFTYDMALRCKEHLCKHGYSYETFYHVDTLAKKSKSPEVLLEMHIAILAASNGHILLSTNSKVDASEPVYEIVVGGGANKFTELRRNVRKNAKTSAKTLGILSPIDFRPFYIRITEDGVIEFGREGEPLPVLSYMDHDPLTVNYFSFAAWNGVEAKFLYDCPAPGDNATDDSKPVERKMSNYENLLRTLFWYRDPSVPPATEVSVDIGLHITSVSYDELDSVLHFGASILLKWMDNSLAWNPNKFNGTTYLNLRQGQVWTPVLYVYEDFSGMDVKNSELVKIVHSGEATLHLQVSVKTWCAGEKGMITKWPQDQYTCSVILEPWEVHDRILFKIMDKNDKDLKSFSDLQLPVVNAWEVTTEPIVVNSSIWTTMFPVQEEINAVQSDRIVVNINLTRRSSTYNIALYTPLIVLVIFFLMSFWTEPLQVERVRLYTGAVIIMCMGLCYIDRLVPCYTLPTILILYITVQCGVLAALLLQVALMTSLADDLCNSSVIQDILMNRLLREIFCLKESKARPIYVNINEGYSQEDEDLTEAGVGADNDDKDTKITNKMEVAVIMEKILFVIFSVTFAVMLFSQD, encoded by the exons ATGAAGTCGattttgttgttattttgttttgtgtCTGTGAAAGCTAGCAGCAATGTTACTTTTACTTATGATA tggcCTTACGTTGCAAAGAGCACTTATGCAAGCACGGCTACAGCTACGAAACCTTCTACCATGTGGACACTTTGGCCAAGAAGTCGAAGAGTCCGGAAGTTTTGTTGGAGATGCACATAGCGATCCTGGCTGCTAGCAACGGGCATATCCTGCTCTCTACCAACTCAAAAGTTGATGCCTCTGAGCCCGTTTATGAAATAG TTGTCGGTGGAGGTGCTAACAAATTCACTGAGCTTCGTCGCAACGTGAGGAAGAACGCTAAAACGTCCGCCAAGACGCTTGGGATACTGTCTCCTATCGACTTCAGGCCGTTCTACATTAGAATTACCGAAG ACGGCGTGATAGAGTTCGGTCGGGAAGGCGAGCCGTTGCCGGTGCTGAGCTACATGGACCACGATCCCCTCACAGTCAACTACTTCAGCTTCGCCGCGTGGAACGGCGTGGAGGCCAAGTTCTTGTACGACTGCCCCGCGCCGGGCGATAATGCTACTGATG ACTCCAAGCCAGTGGAACGGAAGATGTCAAACTACGAGAACCTGCTTCGCACGCTGTTTTGGTACCGCGACCCCAGCGTGCCGCCTGCCACGGAGGTCAGCGTCGACATCGGCCTGCACATCACCAGCGTCTCCTATGATGAGCTGGACTCGGTGCTGCACTTTGGAGCGTCCATATTGTTG AAATGGATGGACAACAGTCTGGCGTGGAACCCCAATAAGTTCAACGGTACAACGTATCTAAATTTACGACAGGGTCAAGTGTGGACACCAGTTTTATATGT TTACGAAGACTTCAGCGGTATGGACGTGAAGAACTCTGAGCTGGTGAAAATCGTCCACAGCGGGGAGGCGACGCTTCATCTCCAAGTCTCTGTGAAGACCTGGTGCGCTGGAGAAAAGGGCATGATTACTAA ATGGCCACAAGACCAGTACACCTGCTCAGTTATATTGGAGCCCTGGGAGGTGCATGACCGAATACTCTTCAAGATCATGGACAAGAATGATAAAGATTTGAAAAGT TTTTCAGACCTCCAGCTCCCCGTGGTGAACGCGTGGGAGGTGACGACGGAGCCGATCGTCGTGAACAGCTCCATCTGGACTACGATGTTTCCTGTGCAGGAGGAGATCAACGCCGTGCAGAGCGATAGGATCGTTGTGAATATCAACCTGACGAGACGGTCCTCGACTTATAACATCGCGCTGTATACTCCACTGATTG TCCTAGTAATCTTCTTCCTAATGTCGTTCTGGACGGAGCCGCTGCAGGTGGAGCGAGTGAGGCTGTACACGGGCGCGGTGATCATCATGTGCATGGGGCTATGCTACATCGACCGCCTCGTGCCGTGCTACACGCTGCCCACTATAC TAATCCTATACATAACGGTGCAATGCGGAGTGCTGGCAGCGCTGCTGCTGCAGGTCGCCCTGATGACGTCACTGGCGGACGACCTCTGCAATTCCTCCGTCATCCAGGACATACTCATGAACAGGTTGCTGAGAGAAATATTCTGCTTGAAGGAGTCAAAG GCACGTCCAATCTATGTCAATATCAACGAGGGCTACTCCCAAGAGGACGAAGACTTAACAGAAGCCGGCGTTGgggctgataatgatgataagGACACGAAAATCACGAACAAAATGGAGGTCGCAGTCATCATGgagaaaatattgtttgtcaTCTTCTCTGTGACTTTTGCTGTGATGCTCTTCTCACAGGATTAA